The sequence CAAGCGCTGAACAACGTTATGCGGAGTGTGCTCGCGCTATTGGTGTTGCCTCTCTCTCTGACACCAATGAGATTGCATGTAAGAAGTTAGTCAATGAACTGCGTGCACTAAATACAGAGCTATCCGTTCCTACACCGTCTCAATATGGTATTGATAAAGAACGCTTCTTTGATCTTCTATCCACCATGGCGCAACAAGCACTGGATTCTGGTTCACCAGGTAATAACCCTCGCGTTCCTTCTTTAGAAGAAACTATCGAGCTTTACAAAACGGTTTGGAACGAAGGCGAATAGAATAGTCCGTAGTCGACAATCGATTGCCAACTAAGTCTCACTATTTCAGATCATGTAACGCGCTCTTCCAAATGGCTTTCTAGTAGCTGAAGAGCGCGTCTTTCACCCTAAACCTGCTTACTCTTGCCTAACTTACACTCACTGCTTTACCACTCAAGTATTACTTCTCTTTACTCGTTGAGAGACGGTGCTTTCCTGCAGTTCTCTCCACTTATAAACAAACTTTTCGTTTCAAGCTCGCTCAATTACGTAATGTATTTTTCTTACAAGAAGGCATTCCGGCATATTTTGGGCTGAGCGCTTACATAGCCTGACATTTTCTAGCTGAAAAGAGCTTTGTTTTCGTTGTCTTGAACGCTTTGAAACATAGCCTCGGTAGGCTTTAAATTCAATTGTCCAATAAATTCAATTGATTATGCGCTGGTGTGGAAATGTTTGTTTTATTTGACTGTAATTTTAAAATACACATTGCATTTCGTGTGAGCTGGATCTATATTTACTCCTGTTGATGTAGGAAACTTACAAACATTTGGAGAATAAATTATGTACGCAGCTATCGCATATAATACTTACTACATGGTTAAAGACGCGCGCGAGAATCAAGCCGCTTCAGAAGTAGAAGCAGTGAAGACAGAGAAAAAGCGTTTTTCATTTATGGCATTTATCAAAAAAGCAGTACCAGTACCACAAGCAACCCAAACTTTATGAGGATAATGAAATGTACGGAGCAGTCGCTTACAACGCGTACTACATGGTAAAAGACGCGGAAGAAAACCCAGAAACAAATAGCATTAAGATGAAAGCGGACCAAAAGTCTTTAAAGCTTCTCTTCAATGAGTTTGTACAAAACAACATGCCGATGTTGACTAATAGTGACGGTAGTGAGTTTTATTTTCTGTTACTCCTGGTGACATCAGTTACAGTGCTACATATATAAAAGGCAATAAAAACAGCTAATTAAGTGGTTTTAAATCTAGAGGTACATGAAAAGCTTACTTCGCATTTTGTCAGCAGTTTAATAGATAAACAGGCAGTAATACTTCGCGGGAATAGTGGAAAGTTGAGTAGTCTACCCGACTAGGGTGTTAAGGCGAGTCTCAAAGCTGGTGGCACTATGACCAAAGGACAGCACAACAGTCAGGTGAACCAAAACGCCAATGTTAGTGTTGATGATGAACTTAAATTACCACCAGATAGAAGCAGCAGGGCAGAATAGTGGCACAGTCCGCTATGAAATACTGGATGTACTACGAGAAGAATCATAACGTATCTCACCCAAAACATGACTCGCCAGAGTTTATTCATTTCCAATTTAATCAAGGACGTTCCTGCTGTCAGTCATTGTGGCAAGCACCAACCACTCACATTGAATTAAACGTTCTGACTTCAGTGTACAGACTCCACGAATACAGCGTTTCAGTCGTTTGCTAACCCGCACCTAAGAAGTGTCCTTATTTCAAAATACTTTCCGTGATTCTTAAATATTACCCTTTACTCCCTTAGAGAAGCCAACGTAGTTGTAAAGGACTTGCTCTGTTTCTAGCTGACGTATGTTTCTTTTTGTGATCTGGCGTTTTAAAAGATAAAATTAATTTTTCATATATATTGAAAATGAAAAATTAATTTCATAGAATGATTTCGTTCGATAATGAAAAGCAAACCTGACATCAATAAACGAAGCTGAATTTGACGTTAGAAACCGCTTTTTAAAACAGAAATAGCCATAAGTACAACGCGAAACAAGTCGCTCAGTCAGTCTAAAATAGGAGTTGGTCATGGAGACTATTCATAACTATATCGGTGGAAGCATTCAGGAAAGCCAAAGCGGCAAATTTGCTCCAATTTTTAACCCAGCTACTGGTGAACAAATTCGCCAAGTCGTCCTTAGCTCAAAGAGTGAAACGGAACTGGCAATTGAATCTGCTGCTAAGGCATTTCCTGCATGGTCGAAAATGCCGCCATTAAAACGTGCTCGAATCCTATTTAAGTTCAAAGAGTTAATGGAAGCTAATATGGACAAGCTTGCCAAAACGATTTCTACTGAGCACGGAAAGGTTTACTCAGATGCAATGGGCGAGCTAACTCGAGGCCTGGAAGTGGTTGAGTTTGCTTGCGGCATTCCTCATCTTCAAAAGGGTGAGCATTCAGCTAACGTGGGTACTGGTGTTGATAGCCATTCACTGATGCAACCACTAGGCGTTTGTGCGGGCATTACTCCGTTTAACTTTCCTGCGATGGTTTCAATGTGGATGTTCCCTATTGCACTTGCGACTGGTAACACATTCGTTCTAAAACCGTCAGAAAAGGATCCAACAACTTCTTTGATTCTGGCTGAGCTACTTTCTGAAGCGGGCCTTCCTGACGGCGTGTTTAACGTAGTGAATGGCGATAAAGAGTCGGTAGATGTACTACTAACTGACCCACGTGTTCAAGCGGTCAGCTTTGTTGGCTCAACACCAATTGCGGAGTACATTTACTCAACGGCATCGGCACATGGTAAACGTTGCCAGGCTTTGGGCGGCGCTAAAAACCACTGTATCTTAATGCCAGATGCAGATTTGGATATGGCAACGAATGCGATTATCGGTGCGGCGTTTGGTGCGGCTGGCGAGCGTTGTATGGCTCTTTCCGTGGCAGTAGTCGTTGGTGACGAAACAGCGGATCACCTTATCGATAAACTACGTACTGGCGTTGATAAAATGACCATTGGCCCTGGTATTGTTGAGGGTAAAGAAAACGATATGGGCCCGGTAATTTCTCAAATTCACAAAGAGAAAATCATTGGTTACATCGACTCAGGTGTAGAGCAGGGGGCAGATCTGCTTATCGATGGTCGCTCTTTAAGTGTCGATGGTTTTGAAAATGGATATTTTGTGGGTCCAACGTTGTTCGACAATGTGTCACCAGAGATGACTATCTATAAAGAAGAGATTTTTGGCCCTGTGCTTGCGATTGTTCGTGTTCCGGATTTTGAAACGGCTATCCAACTGGTTAACCGCCATGAATATGGCAATGGTACGGCAATCTTCACTCGTGATGGTGAAACGGCTCGTCAGTTTAGTGAAAATGTCCAGGCTGGCATGGTAGGTATCAATATCCCAATCCCAGTACCAATGGCATTCCACAGTTTTGGTGGTTGGAAACGTTCTGTTTTCGGTCCATTAAATGTGCACGGTAATGATGGCGTTCGTTTCTACACAAGAATGAAAACAGTATCTAGCCGCTGGCCTGCAAGTGATGTTCGCTTGGAGCAACATTCAAGCGCATTTAATATGCCCACATTAGGCTAATCAAACTTTTTAACTATTTGGTAGGGGCCCTAATAGGTAAGCGCGTGGCAGAGCGCGCTACCTTTTTATTTTTTGCTGGCGAATAGCCAGCTTTTTTTTATAAAAAACACTCCTCAAATGGCTTTGATGCGTAATTCAATTACATTTAATCAGGAACTTACGATCTGATCGACTATATGCGTATGAGTTGGGTTTACTCTTATGCAGTAAGTTTTTAATCTTCTTGTGCACTGATACGGTCAGAGTTACTTTCCATGAAAGTCGATAAAAATAGCGACTCATATTTTTATCGACATTAAAAATTAGTCCTGATTTTGGCATTTGGCCACCGCTTTAGTCATTGGACAATTTTCGTTCGGTTACCTAAATGGACACCGGATGGTCACCGCGCACTTTTTGAGAGTTTTGTGATTTTTCGAGAATGAATAAATGAGAATGAAAATGCGATTTACATTTAGAAGTAATAGGGGAGCAGGGTATTTATTTTTGTTAAAAAGATAGATAGTTCAGATACAACAAAGCCAAGCTAAATGCTTGGCTTTGTTTTAAATTTGGTGGGTCCGGGCGAACTCGAATCGCCGACCCCTACCATGTCAAGGTAGTACTCTAACCAACTGAGCTACGGACCCAAATTTAGTGTTCTTATCCATAAGAAGGAATGGTGCGTCTGAGTGGACTCGAACCACCGACCCCTACCATGTCAAGGTAGTACTCTAACCAGCTGAGCTACAGACGCATTCCTTAAGAACGGGGAGGATATTACCGAGAGTTATTTGCTCGTGCAAGAGCAATTTACATGAATTTCATCTGTTTGGTTTATATCTGCTCTAAATGGTGCGCTTTTATTCAGTCTAATGCGGAAAATGTGCTTTAAATCACATGGCTACAGTGGGGGAATTGGTGATTTTCATTCTGTTTAGGGTAGTGAAGGTCGTCACGAATGCGAGAACACATACATAAATCATCCACAAAACAACTAGATCTAACTCGTATAGGTTGTGTTATAGCATTGCGCCTCTAAACGAATTAAAAGCACTATGGCAGGGAATGATACGAGCTGAGTTTAATATGCAATTTCACCTTTCTAAACTGTCCATCTTTATTGTTTCGGTTTTGTTCCCTGTGACGGATTTGGCGTACGCAGACACACATAGCATGCCAGTGACACTCGCTAAAAATTACAGTAATGACGTTGATGTTAAAGACTACTGGGTGAGTGAGAAACTGGATGGTATACGCGCAATTTGGAATGGAAAAAAGTTGCTCACCCGTAATGGTGTCGAGATTAAAGCCCCCTCATGGTTTACCCAGCCGCTCCCTGAC is a genomic window of Vibrio japonicus containing:
- a CDS encoding CoA-acylating methylmalonate-semialdehyde dehydrogenase, translating into METIHNYIGGSIQESQSGKFAPIFNPATGEQIRQVVLSSKSETELAIESAAKAFPAWSKMPPLKRARILFKFKELMEANMDKLAKTISTEHGKVYSDAMGELTRGLEVVEFACGIPHLQKGEHSANVGTGVDSHSLMQPLGVCAGITPFNFPAMVSMWMFPIALATGNTFVLKPSEKDPTTSLILAELLSEAGLPDGVFNVVNGDKESVDVLLTDPRVQAVSFVGSTPIAEYIYSTASAHGKRCQALGGAKNHCILMPDADLDMATNAIIGAAFGAAGERCMALSVAVVVGDETADHLIDKLRTGVDKMTIGPGIVEGKENDMGPVISQIHKEKIIGYIDSGVEQGADLLIDGRSLSVDGFENGYFVGPTLFDNVSPEMTIYKEEIFGPVLAIVRVPDFETAIQLVNRHEYGNGTAIFTRDGETARQFSENVQAGMVGINIPIPVPMAFHSFGGWKRSVFGPLNVHGNDGVRFYTRMKTVSSRWPASDVRLEQHSSAFNMPTLG